In Meleagris gallopavo isolate NT-WF06-2002-E0010 breed Aviagen turkey brand Nicholas breeding stock chromosome 2, Turkey_5.1, whole genome shotgun sequence, the following are encoded in one genomic region:
- the LOC104909830 gene encoding protein FAM184A-like, translated as MELERSIELGRRQEKEFLCRISDLQDELRHRDHHIAELDKEILHLHDNISALTKELEFKGKEVLRIRSESNQQIRMHEQDLSKKHEKELDVLTADHIREKQSMLADFNKTQELLKEINSALQVS; from the exons GAGAAAGAATTTTTATGCCGAATATCAGATTTACAAGATGAACTGAGACATCGAGACCATCATATAGCTGAACTGGACAAAGAGATTCTGCATCTTCATGACAATATAAGTGCATTGACCAAGGAACTAGAGTTTAAAGGGAAAGAAGTCCTTAGAATACGCAGTGAATCTAACCAACAGATCAG gATGCATGAGCAAGATTTAAGCAAGAAACATGAGAAAGAGCTGGATGTCTTGACAGCAGATCACAtcagagagaaacaaagcatGCTGGCAGATTTTAATAAGACCCAAGAGCTGCTCAAGGAAATTAATTCAGCTTTACAAGTTTCGTAA